A section of the Bryobacteraceae bacterium genome encodes:
- the dacB gene encoding peptidase M15: MPMENGARFTVLLLAATTAAAGQGLERRVAALLDEPAARRASWGIHVVRLADGAVLYSRNAGVPMTPASNTKLVSTALALERLGADYRFVTRVLADAAPDAEGRVRGALRLVGGGDPTLSGRAVPYDRDAKEGDALGPLRELAGQVAARGVRVVEGGVTGDATRWPWAPYPAGWAIGDMTWEYGAPVSALTVNDNSLELVVRSGPRAGEPAAIEFRPPVEYFTVFNLLRTHEGGERRIVVQRAPGSRVLEIGGVAPPGAAVVQSIAVDEPARFAAELFAQLLRERGIEVRGPVRAATRIESRAWQEPQGVELARRESPPLVELLRIINKVSQNLHAEMMLRETAHVVRGEGSARAGVEEMASLLKAAGADEAEFDLEDGSGLSRRGLLSPQSLTALLRYMDRSGRGELFRSLLPVAGEDGTLAGRFRGLAEAAAVRAKTGSLSHVAALSGYAGEDPSRRAAFSIIANGFTAPPAEIRAVIDKMAIAILEETRR; encoded by the coding sequence ATGCCGATGGAAAACGGAGCCCGTTTCACGGTTCTGCTGCTTGCTGCCACAACGGCCGCCGCGGGGCAGGGGCTTGAGAGGCGCGTTGCCGCGCTGCTGGACGAACCGGCGGCGCGGCGCGCCTCGTGGGGCATCCATGTCGTGCGGCTCGCAGACGGCGCGGTGCTGTATTCCCGCAACGCGGGCGTCCCGATGACGCCGGCATCCAACACGAAGCTGGTGAGCACGGCGCTGGCGCTGGAACGACTGGGGGCGGACTACCGCTTCGTCACGCGCGTGCTCGCTGACGCGGCGCCGGACGCCGAAGGGCGCGTCCGCGGGGCGCTGCGGCTGGTGGGCGGCGGCGACCCGACGCTGTCTGGCCGCGCGGTTCCCTACGACAGGGATGCGAAGGAAGGCGACGCGCTGGGACCGCTCCGGGAGCTGGCAGGGCAGGTGGCTGCGCGCGGCGTGCGGGTGGTGGAAGGCGGCGTCACCGGGGATGCGACCCGGTGGCCGTGGGCGCCGTATCCGGCGGGCTGGGCCATCGGTGACATGACCTGGGAGTATGGCGCGCCGGTGAGCGCGCTGACGGTGAACGATAACTCGTTGGAGCTTGTCGTTCGCTCGGGGCCGCGCGCTGGCGAACCGGCTGCAATTGAGTTCCGCCCGCCGGTAGAGTATTTCACCGTGTTCAACCTTTTGCGTACCCATGAAGGCGGCGAGCGGAGGATCGTCGTGCAGCGGGCGCCGGGCTCGCGGGTTCTGGAGATCGGCGGCGTGGCGCCGCCGGGCGCGGCGGTGGTGCAGTCGATCGCAGTGGACGAGCCGGCCCGGTTTGCCGCCGAGCTGTTCGCGCAGCTTCTCCGCGAACGCGGCATTGAGGTGCGGGGTCCGGTGCGGGCGGCGACGCGCATCGAAAGCAGGGCATGGCAGGAGCCGCAGGGCGTGGAGCTCGCGCGGCGCGAGTCGCCGCCGTTGGTCGAGCTGTTGCGAATCATCAACAAGGTGAGCCAGAACCTGCATGCGGAGATGATGCTGCGGGAGACGGCGCACGTGGTGCGGGGCGAGGGCTCGGCGCGGGCGGGCGTCGAGGAGATGGCTTCGTTGCTGAAGGCAGCGGGAGCCGACGAAGCCGAATTCGATCTCGAGGATGGCTCCGGGCTGTCGCGGCGCGGACTGTTGAGTCCGCAGTCGCTGACGGCGCTGCTTCGCTACATGGACCGCTCCGGCCGCGGCGAGCTGTTCCGCTCGCTGCTGCCCGTGGCCGGAGAGGACGGCACGCTCGCCGGCCGGTTCCGCGGGCTGGCCGAGGCGGCGGCGGTGCGCGCCAAGACGGGCAGCCTGTCCCACGTGGCCGCTTTGTCCGGCTATGCCGGCGAGGATCCTTCCCGGCGGGCGGCTTTTTCGATCATCGCCAACGGGTTCACTGCGCCGCCGGCGGAAATCCGCGCGGTCATTGATAAAATGGCAATAGCGATTCTCGAAGAAACCAGGCGGTAA
- the lexA gene encoding LexA repressor → MPVRGRVPHAGRLWSELAERFFSGSIPNLVDFRWVFANNVGMALTPRQKEVLDFLVDYIGRHGYSPSFEEIAAGLKLSSLATVHKHITALEQKGYVRRRFNESRSIEVSPGYLEAERERLQARQSGQREVPLLGRIAAGSPVESVAMPESLNLGEFAQSEDIYALQVKGDSMIEDHICSGDYVLVQRVAEVRDGEIVVALVDGMETTLKRFYREPDGRIRLQPANAELAPIYVEPERLQIQGRVLAVVRKFRSQAMSHRAG, encoded by the coding sequence GTGCCCGTCCGGGGGCGTGTGCCCCACGCCGGGCGCCTGTGGTCTGAACTAGCGGAACGATTTTTTTCCGGCAGCATTCCGAATCTGGTTGACTTTCGCTGGGTCTTCGCCAATAATGTGGGCATGGCACTGACGCCGCGGCAAAAAGAAGTCCTGGACTTCCTGGTGGACTACATCGGGCGGCACGGCTACAGTCCCAGCTTTGAGGAGATTGCGGCGGGGCTGAAGCTGTCGTCGCTGGCGACGGTTCACAAGCATATTACCGCGCTCGAACAGAAGGGCTACGTCCGGCGGCGTTTCAATGAGAGCCGCTCCATCGAGGTCTCGCCCGGCTATCTGGAAGCCGAGCGCGAACGGTTGCAGGCCCGGCAATCGGGGCAGCGGGAGGTACCCCTGCTGGGACGGATTGCGGCCGGCTCACCGGTGGAGAGCGTTGCGATGCCGGAGAGCCTGAATCTGGGCGAGTTCGCGCAATCGGAGGACATTTACGCGTTGCAGGTGAAAGGGGACTCGATGATCGAGGACCACATCTGTAGCGGAGACTACGTGCTGGTGCAGCGGGTGGCGGAGGTCCGTGACGGCGAAATCGTGGTCGCCCTGGTGGACGGGATGGAGACCACGCTCAAGCGGTTTTACCGGGAACCCGACGGCAGGATCCGGCTCCAGCCCGCCAATGCGGAGCTGGCGCCGATTTACGTGGAGCCCGAGCGGCTCCAGATTCAGGGCCGCGTGCTGGCCGTCGTGAGGAAATTCCGCAGCCAGGCGATGTCGCACCGCGCCGGCTGA
- a CDS encoding N-acetyltransferase yields MTESATGELVIRRATLDDRQAIYEIQRSAILETCRRSYPEEDVTVWAGLLSPDSYHAILDRYFVVAERNGRIEGFGQLDEQEGEVEAIYVSPAASGKGTGSAILCHLEDRARQCGLKELKVRSTLNAESFYARHGYQHLALIRYRLVPSLMLNCVEMRKRLA; encoded by the coding sequence ATGACTGAATCCGCAACGGGCGAACTCGTCATCCGCCGGGCCACGCTTGACGACCGGCAGGCGATTTACGAGATCCAGCGTTCGGCCATCCTTGAGACCTGCCGCCGCAGCTACCCCGAAGAAGACGTCACCGTCTGGGCCGGCCTTCTTTCGCCAGACTCCTACCACGCCATCCTCGACCGCTACTTCGTCGTGGCCGAACGCAACGGCCGCATTGAGGGCTTCGGCCAGCTCGACGAGCAGGAAGGGGAAGTGGAGGCCATCTATGTCTCGCCGGCGGCCTCCGGCAAGGGCACCGGCTCGGCCATCCTCTGTCATCTCGAGGACCGCGCCCGCCAGTGCGGTCTGAAGGAACTCAAGGTGCGCTCCACGCTGAACGCCGAATCCTTTTACGCCCGCCACGGCTACCAGCACCTGGCGCTCATCCGCTACCGGCTGGTGCCATCGCTGATGCTCAACTGCGTCGAGATGCGCAAGAGGCTCGCCTGA
- the sigE gene encoding RNA polymerase sigma factor gives MLVDNDIVERARAGDAQAFNEIVQAYRRRIFGTVSRLIGRPEDVEDVAQEVFIRLYYSLDQLRSPEVFEPWLYRLTVNAALDYLRKRRKRKPEARVADLSEQQVMMADAAAGTKFEIEARERARVRELVNTLLAGVSEQDRILLTLKEVEGLSLKELEQIYQVNENALKVRLFRARQRVLKAWAARRAEEARKGTSNDRREPKS, from the coding sequence ATGCTGGTGGATAACGACATCGTGGAGCGGGCGCGGGCCGGAGACGCCCAGGCGTTCAATGAGATCGTCCAGGCGTACCGGCGCCGGATCTTTGGCACGGTGTCACGGCTGATCGGACGGCCGGAGGATGTAGAGGATGTGGCCCAGGAGGTCTTCATCCGGCTGTATTATTCTCTGGACCAGCTCCGCAGCCCGGAGGTGTTCGAACCGTGGCTGTACCGGCTGACGGTGAATGCGGCGCTCGATTACCTTCGGAAACGCCGAAAGCGAAAGCCGGAGGCGCGGGTTGCCGATTTGAGTGAGCAGCAGGTGATGATGGCTGATGCGGCGGCAGGAACAAAGTTTGAGATCGAGGCCCGCGAAAGGGCGCGGGTGCGGGAGCTGGTGAACACGCTGCTGGCCGGAGTCTCCGAACAGGACCGCATCCTGCTGACGCTGAAGGAAGTGGAGGGATTGTCACTGAAGGAGCTGGAACAGATCTACCAGGTGAATGAGAACGCCCTGAAGGTGCGGCTGTTCCGCGCGCGCCAGCGGGTGCTGAAAGCCTGGGCGGCGCGGCGGGCAGAAGAGGCCCGGAAAGGAACGAGCAATGACCGGCGAGAACCGAAATCTTGA